A genome region from Macaca nemestrina isolate mMacNem1 chromosome 15, mMacNem.hap1, whole genome shotgun sequence includes the following:
- the APOBEC3F gene encoding DNA dC->dU-editing enzyme APOBEC-3F isoform X5, which yields MKPQFRNTVERMYRGTFFYNFNNRPILSRRNTVWLCYEVKTRGPSMPTWGTKIFRGQVPRSLIRAPFQVLSNPLAQCPPPHGRAQVQWLLQQMAGREQGRPQRARPQQGLRMPGEWMPGRMDARIHARGREQGRENSQTKGSTCLGAPCDASTAGLRRRH from the exons ATGAAGCCTCAGTTCAG AAACACAGTGGAGCGAATGTATCGAGGCACATTCTTCTACAACTTTAATAACAGACCCATCCTTTCTCGTCGGAATACCGTCTGGCTGTGCTACGAAGTGAAAACAAGGGGCCCCTCAATGCCCACTTGGGGCACAAAGATCTTTCGAGGCCAG GTGCCCAGGTCTCTCATCAGAGccccatttcaagtgctcagtaaccCCCTTGCCCAGTGCCCCCCACCACATGGGAGAGCACAAGTCCAGTGGCTTCTCCAGCAGATGGCAGGGAGGGAACAAGGCAGACCCCAGAGGGCCAGGCCACAGCAGGGGCTGAGGATGCCTGGTGAATGGATGCCTGGGAGAATGGATGCCAGAATTCACGCACGAGGCCGTGAACAGGGCCGGGAAAACTCCCAAACAAAGGGAAGCACGTGTCTTGGTGCACCTTGTGATGCTTCAACAGCAGGACTGAGACGGAGACATTGA
- the APOBEC3F gene encoding DNA dC->dU-editing enzyme APOBEC-3F isoform X2 produces MKPQFRNTVERMYRGTFFYNFNNRPILSRRNTVWLCYEVKTRGPSMPTWGTKIFRGQVCFEPQYHAEMCFLSWFCGNQLPANKRFQITWFVSWTPCPDCVAKVAEFLAEHPNVTLTISAARLYYYWETDYRRALCRLRQAGAGVKIMDYEEFAYCWENFVYNEGQSFMPWDKFDDNYAFLHHKLKEILRNPMEATYPHIFYFHFKNLRKAYGRNETWLCFTVEIIKQHSTVSWETGVFRNQVDPESRCHAERCFLSWFCEDILSPNTEYQVTWYTSWSPCLDCAGEVAEFLARHSNVKLAIFAARLYYFWDTHYQQGLRSLSEKGASVEIMGYKDFKYCWENFVYNGDEPFKPWKGLKYNFLFLDSKLQEILERSVARSPRLEYNGLMLAHCKLRLPGSSDSPASTSRIAGITDACHHAQLFFFFFCIFSSN; encoded by the exons ATGAAGCCTCAGTTCAG AAACACAGTGGAGCGAATGTATCGAGGCACATTCTTCTACAACTTTAATAACAGACCCATCCTTTCTCGTCGGAATACCGTCTGGCTGTGCTACGAAGTGAAAACAAGGGGCCCCTCAATGCCCACTTGGGGCACAAAGATCTTTCGAGGCCAG GTGTGTTTCGAGCCTCAGTACCACGCAGAAATGTGCTTCCTCTCTTGGTTCTGTGGCAACCAGCTGCCTGCTAACAAGCGCTTCCAGATCACCTGGTTTGTATCCTGGACCCCCTGCCCAGACTGTGTGGCGAAGGTGGCCGAATTCCTAGCTGAGCACCCTAATGTCACCCTGACCATCTCTGCCGCCCGCCTCTACTACTACTGGGAAACAGATTATCGCAGGGCGCTCTGCAGGCTGCGTCAGGCAGGGGCCGGAGTGAAGATCATGGACTATGAAG AATTTGCATACTGCTGGGAAAACTTTGTGTACAATGAAGGTCAGTCATTCATGCCTTGGGACAAATTCGATGACAATTATGCATTCCTGCACCACAAGCTAAAGGAGATTCTCAG AAACCCGATGGAGGCAACGTATCCACACATATTCTACTTCCACTTTAAAAACCTACGGAAAGCCTATGGTCGGAACGAAACCTGGCTGTGCTTCACCGTGGAAATTATAAAGCAGCACTCAACTGTCTCCTGGGAGACGGGCGTCTTCCGAAACCAG gtcGATCCTGAGAGCCGTTGTCATGCAGAAAGGTGCTTCCTCTCCTGGTTCTGCGAGGACATACTGTCTCCTAACACAGAGTACCAGGTCACCTGGTACACATCTTGGAGCCCTTGCCTAGATTGTGCAGGGGAGGTGGCCGagttcctggccaggcacagtaatGTGAAGCTCGCCATCTTTGCCGCCCGCCTCTACTACTTCTGGGATACACATTACCAGCAGGGGCTCCGCAGCCTGAGTGAGAAAGGGGCCTCCGTGGAGATCATGGGCTACAAAG attttaaatattGTTGGGAAAACTTTGTGTACAACGGTGATGAGCCGTTCAAGCCTTGGAAGGGACTAAAATACAACTTTCTATTCCTGGACAGCAAGCTGCAGGAGATTCTCGA acggagtgtcgctcggtcgcccagactggagtacaatggcttgatgttggctcactgcaaactccgcctaccaggttcaagcgattctcctgcctcaacctcccgaatagctgggattacagatgcctgccaccacgcccagctattttttttttttttttgtatttttagtagtaactga
- the APOBEC3F gene encoding DNA dC->dU-editing enzyme APOBEC-3F (The RefSeq protein has 7 substitutions compared to this genomic sequence) codes for MKPHFRNTVERMYRGTFFYNFNNRPILSRRNTVWLCYEVKTRGPSMPTWGTKIFRGQVCFEPQYHAEMCFLSRFCGNQLPAYKRFQITWFVSWTPCPDCVAKVAEFLAEHPNVTLTISAARLYYYWETDYRRALCRLRQAGARVKIMDYEEFAYCWENFVYNEDQSFMPWDKFDDNYAFLHHKLKEILRNPMEATYPHIFYFHFKNLRKAYGRNETWLCFTMEIIKQHSTVSWETGVFRNQVDPESRCHAERCFLSWFCEDILSPNTEYQVTWYTSWSPCLDCAGEVAEFLARHSNVKLAIFAARLYYFWDPHYQQGLRSLSEKGASVEIMGYKDFKYCWENFVYNGDEPFKPWKGLKYNFLFLDSKLQEILE; via the exons ATGAAGCCTCAGTTCAG AAACACAGTGGAGCGAATGTATCGAGGCACATTCTTCTACAACTTTAATAACAGACCCATCCTTTCTCGTCGGAATACCGTCTGGCTGTGCTACGAAGTGAAAACAAGGGGCCCCTCAATGCCCACTTGGGGCACAAAGATCTTTCGAGGCCAG GTGTGTTTCGAGCCTCAGTACCACGCAGAAATGTGCTTCCTCTCTTGGTTCTGTGGCAACCAGCTGCCTGCTAACAAGCGCTTCCAGATCACCTGGTTTGTATCCTGGACCCCCTGCCCAGACTGTGTGGCGAAGGTGGCCGAATTCCTAGCTGAGCACCCTAATGTCACCCTGACCATCTCTGCCGCCCGCCTCTACTACTACTGGGAAACAGATTATCGCAGGGCGCTCTGCAGGCTGCGTCAGGCAGGGGCCGGAGTGAAGATCATGGACTATGAAG AATTTGCATACTGCTGGGAAAACTTTGTGTACAATGAAGGTCAGTCATTCATGCCTTGGGACAAATTCGATGACAATTATGCATTCCTGCACCACAAGCTAAAGGAGATTCTCAG AAACCCGATGGAGGCAACGTATCCACACATATTCTACTTCCACTTTAAAAACCTACGGAAAGCCTATGGTCGGAACGAAACCTGGCTGTGCTTCACCGTGGAAATTATAAAGCAGCACTCAACTGTCTCCTGGGAGACGGGCGTCTTCCGAAACCAG gtcGATCCTGAGAGCCGTTGTCATGCAGAAAGGTGCTTCCTCTCCTGGTTCTGCGAGGACATACTGTCTCCTAACACAGAGTACCAGGTCACCTGGTACACATCTTGGAGCCCTTGCCTAGATTGTGCAGGGGAGGTGGCCGagttcctggccaggcacagtaatGTGAAGCTCGCCATCTTTGCCGCCCGCCTCTACTACTTCTGGGATACACATTACCAGCAGGGGCTCCGCAGCCTGAGTGAGAAAGGGGCCTCCGTGGAGATCATGGGCTACAAAG attttaaatattGTTGGGAAAACTTTGTGTACAACGGTGATGAGCCGTTCAAGCCTTGGAAGGGACTAAAATACAACTTTCTATTCCTGGACAGCAAGCTGCAGGAGATTCTCGAGTGA
- the APOBEC3F gene encoding DNA dC->dU-editing enzyme APOBEC-3F isoform X3, translated as MMGAMWNFVHRASMDFLNTVERMYRGTFFYNFNNRPILSRRNTVWLCYEVKTRGPSMPTWGTKIFRGQVCFEPQYHAEMCFLSWFCGNQLPANKRFQITWFVSWTPCPDCVAKVAEFLAEHPNVTLTISAARLYYYWETDYRRALCRLRQAGAGVKIMDYEEFAYCWENFVYNEGQSFMPWDKFDDNYAFLHHKLKEILRNPMEATYPHIFYFHFKNLRKAYGRNETWLCFTVEIIKQHSTVSWETGVFRNQVDPESRCHAERCFLSWFCEDILSPNTEYQVTWYTSWSPCLDCAGEVAEFLARHSNVKLAIFAARLYYFWDTHYQQGLRSLSEKGASVEIMGYKDFKYCWENFVYNGDEPFKPWKGLKYNFLFLDSKLQEILEILLLLSRPEYNGTISAHCDLCLPSSSDSPASVS; from the exons ATGATGGGAGCAATGTGGAATTTTGTTCACAGAGCTTCGATGGATTTTCT AAACACAGTGGAGCGAATGTATCGAGGCACATTCTTCTACAACTTTAATAACAGACCCATCCTTTCTCGTCGGAATACCGTCTGGCTGTGCTACGAAGTGAAAACAAGGGGCCCCTCAATGCCCACTTGGGGCACAAAGATCTTTCGAGGCCAG GTGTGTTTCGAGCCTCAGTACCACGCAGAAATGTGCTTCCTCTCTTGGTTCTGTGGCAACCAGCTGCCTGCTAACAAGCGCTTCCAGATCACCTGGTTTGTATCCTGGACCCCCTGCCCAGACTGTGTGGCGAAGGTGGCCGAATTCCTAGCTGAGCACCCTAATGTCACCCTGACCATCTCTGCCGCCCGCCTCTACTACTACTGGGAAACAGATTATCGCAGGGCGCTCTGCAGGCTGCGTCAGGCAGGGGCCGGAGTGAAGATCATGGACTATGAAG AATTTGCATACTGCTGGGAAAACTTTGTGTACAATGAAGGTCAGTCATTCATGCCTTGGGACAAATTCGATGACAATTATGCATTCCTGCACCACAAGCTAAAGGAGATTCTCAG AAACCCGATGGAGGCAACGTATCCACACATATTCTACTTCCACTTTAAAAACCTACGGAAAGCCTATGGTCGGAACGAAACCTGGCTGTGCTTCACCGTGGAAATTATAAAGCAGCACTCAACTGTCTCCTGGGAGACGGGCGTCTTCCGAAACCAG gtcGATCCTGAGAGCCGTTGTCATGCAGAAAGGTGCTTCCTCTCCTGGTTCTGCGAGGACATACTGTCTCCTAACACAGAGTACCAGGTCACCTGGTACACATCTTGGAGCCCTTGCCTAGATTGTGCAGGGGAGGTGGCCGagttcctggccaggcacagtaatGTGAAGCTCGCCATCTTTGCCGCCCGCCTCTACTACTTCTGGGATACACATTACCAGCAGGGGCTCCGCAGCCTGAGTGAGAAAGGGGCCTCCGTGGAGATCATGGGCTACAAAG attttaaatattGTTGGGAAAACTTTGTGTACAACGGTGATGAGCCGTTCAAGCCTTGGAAGGGACTAAAATACAACTTTCTATTCCTGGACAGCAAGCTGCAGGAGATTCTCGA aattttgctcttgttgtccaggccggagtacaatggcacaatctcagctcactgcgacctctgccttccaagttcaagtgattctcctgcctcagtctcctga
- the APOBEC3F gene encoding DNA dC->dU-editing enzyme APOBEC-3F isoform X1, with amino-acid sequence MMGAMWNFVHRASMDFLNTVERMYRGTFFYNFNNRPILSRRNTVWLCYEVKTRGPSMPTWGTKIFRGQVCFEPQYHAEMCFLSWFCGNQLPANKRFQITWFVSWTPCPDCVAKVAEFLAEHPNVTLTISAARLYYYWETDYRRALCRLRQAGAGVKIMDYEEFAYCWENFVYNEGQSFMPWDKFDDNYAFLHHKLKEILRNPMEATYPHIFYFHFKNLRKAYGRNETWLCFTVEIIKQHSTVSWETGVFRNQVDPESRCHAERCFLSWFCEDILSPNTEYQVTWYTSWSPCLDCAGEVAEFLARHSNVKLAIFAARLYYFWDTHYQQGLRSLSEKGASVEIMGYKDFKYCWENFVYNGDEPFKPWKGLKYNFLFLDSKLQEILERSVARSPRLEYNGLMLAHCKLRLPGSSDSPASTSRIAGITDACHHAQLFFFFFCIFSSN; translated from the exons ATGATGGGAGCAATGTGGAATTTTGTTCACAGAGCTTCGATGGATTTTCT AAACACAGTGGAGCGAATGTATCGAGGCACATTCTTCTACAACTTTAATAACAGACCCATCCTTTCTCGTCGGAATACCGTCTGGCTGTGCTACGAAGTGAAAACAAGGGGCCCCTCAATGCCCACTTGGGGCACAAAGATCTTTCGAGGCCAG GTGTGTTTCGAGCCTCAGTACCACGCAGAAATGTGCTTCCTCTCTTGGTTCTGTGGCAACCAGCTGCCTGCTAACAAGCGCTTCCAGATCACCTGGTTTGTATCCTGGACCCCCTGCCCAGACTGTGTGGCGAAGGTGGCCGAATTCCTAGCTGAGCACCCTAATGTCACCCTGACCATCTCTGCCGCCCGCCTCTACTACTACTGGGAAACAGATTATCGCAGGGCGCTCTGCAGGCTGCGTCAGGCAGGGGCCGGAGTGAAGATCATGGACTATGAAG AATTTGCATACTGCTGGGAAAACTTTGTGTACAATGAAGGTCAGTCATTCATGCCTTGGGACAAATTCGATGACAATTATGCATTCCTGCACCACAAGCTAAAGGAGATTCTCAG AAACCCGATGGAGGCAACGTATCCACACATATTCTACTTCCACTTTAAAAACCTACGGAAAGCCTATGGTCGGAACGAAACCTGGCTGTGCTTCACCGTGGAAATTATAAAGCAGCACTCAACTGTCTCCTGGGAGACGGGCGTCTTCCGAAACCAG gtcGATCCTGAGAGCCGTTGTCATGCAGAAAGGTGCTTCCTCTCCTGGTTCTGCGAGGACATACTGTCTCCTAACACAGAGTACCAGGTCACCTGGTACACATCTTGGAGCCCTTGCCTAGATTGTGCAGGGGAGGTGGCCGagttcctggccaggcacagtaatGTGAAGCTCGCCATCTTTGCCGCCCGCCTCTACTACTTCTGGGATACACATTACCAGCAGGGGCTCCGCAGCCTGAGTGAGAAAGGGGCCTCCGTGGAGATCATGGGCTACAAAG attttaaatattGTTGGGAAAACTTTGTGTACAACGGTGATGAGCCGTTCAAGCCTTGGAAGGGACTAAAATACAACTTTCTATTCCTGGACAGCAAGCTGCAGGAGATTCTCGA acggagtgtcgctcggtcgcccagactggagtacaatggcttgatgttggctcactgcaaactccgcctaccaggttcaagcgattctcctgcctcaacctcccgaatagctgggattacagatgcctgccaccacgcccagctattttttttttttttttgtatttttagtagtaactga
- the APOBEC3F gene encoding DNA dC->dU-editing enzyme APOBEC-3F isoform X4, giving the protein MMGAMWNFVHRASMDFLNTVERMYRGTFFYNFNNRPILSRRNTVWLCYEVKTRGPSMPTWGTKIFRGQVCFEPQYHAEMCFLSWFCGNQLPANKRFQITWFVSWTPCPDCVAKVAEFLAEHPNVTLTISAARLYYYWETDYRRALCRLRQAGAGVKIMDYEEFAYCWENFVYNEGQSFMPWDKFDDNYAFLHHKLKEILRNPMEATYPHIFYFHFKNLRKAYGRNETWLCFTVEIIKQHSTVSWETGVFRNQVDPESRCHAERCFLSWFCEDILSPNTEYQVTWYTSWSPCLDCAGEVAEFLARHSNVKLAIFAARLYYFWDTHYQQGLRSLSEKGASVEIMGYKDFKYCWENFVYNGDEPFKPWKGLKYNFLFLDSKLQEILE; this is encoded by the exons ATGATGGGAGCAATGTGGAATTTTGTTCACAGAGCTTCGATGGATTTTCT AAACACAGTGGAGCGAATGTATCGAGGCACATTCTTCTACAACTTTAATAACAGACCCATCCTTTCTCGTCGGAATACCGTCTGGCTGTGCTACGAAGTGAAAACAAGGGGCCCCTCAATGCCCACTTGGGGCACAAAGATCTTTCGAGGCCAG GTGTGTTTCGAGCCTCAGTACCACGCAGAAATGTGCTTCCTCTCTTGGTTCTGTGGCAACCAGCTGCCTGCTAACAAGCGCTTCCAGATCACCTGGTTTGTATCCTGGACCCCCTGCCCAGACTGTGTGGCGAAGGTGGCCGAATTCCTAGCTGAGCACCCTAATGTCACCCTGACCATCTCTGCCGCCCGCCTCTACTACTACTGGGAAACAGATTATCGCAGGGCGCTCTGCAGGCTGCGTCAGGCAGGGGCCGGAGTGAAGATCATGGACTATGAAG AATTTGCATACTGCTGGGAAAACTTTGTGTACAATGAAGGTCAGTCATTCATGCCTTGGGACAAATTCGATGACAATTATGCATTCCTGCACCACAAGCTAAAGGAGATTCTCAG AAACCCGATGGAGGCAACGTATCCACACATATTCTACTTCCACTTTAAAAACCTACGGAAAGCCTATGGTCGGAACGAAACCTGGCTGTGCTTCACCGTGGAAATTATAAAGCAGCACTCAACTGTCTCCTGGGAGACGGGCGTCTTCCGAAACCAG gtcGATCCTGAGAGCCGTTGTCATGCAGAAAGGTGCTTCCTCTCCTGGTTCTGCGAGGACATACTGTCTCCTAACACAGAGTACCAGGTCACCTGGTACACATCTTGGAGCCCTTGCCTAGATTGTGCAGGGGAGGTGGCCGagttcctggccaggcacagtaatGTGAAGCTCGCCATCTTTGCCGCCCGCCTCTACTACTTCTGGGATACACATTACCAGCAGGGGCTCCGCAGCCTGAGTGAGAAAGGGGCCTCCGTGGAGATCATGGGCTACAAAG attttaaatattGTTGGGAAAACTTTGTGTACAACGGTGATGAGCCGTTCAAGCCTTGGAAGGGACTAAAATACAACTTTCTATTCCTGGACAGCAAGCTGCAGGAGATTCTCGAGTGA